A single region of the Salipaludibacillus sp. LMS25 genome encodes:
- a CDS encoding DUF2663 family protein, producing MNEKVTTEQESMDAYMIRAIIKAKNKEKAAEKKLIRVGFLVIFSLISLTVYVFKNWMHWFQVEGSIFQTIITDPYILFLTILFIITFAWLQQVTLKFEKAEKDYDQLKEDMIDRAADIWSSPDDWKKRPDIFRELKEKHDINLYHK from the coding sequence ATGAATGAAAAGGTAACCACAGAGCAGGAAAGTATGGATGCTTACATGATCAGAGCGATTATCAAAGCAAAAAATAAAGAAAAAGCTGCAGAAAAAAAACTTATAAGAGTCGGTTTTCTCGTAATTTTTAGTTTAATAAGCCTTACAGTTTATGTGTTTAAAAATTGGATGCATTGGTTTCAAGTGGAAGGCTCTATTTTTCAAACTATCATCACTGACCCATATATTCTTTTCTTAACAATACTGTTTATCATTACGTTTGCTTGGCTGCAGCAGGTGACATTAAAGTTTGAAAAAGCTGAAAAAGATTACGATCAATTAAAAGAAGATATGATTGACCGGGCGGCAGATATTTGGTCATCCCCTGATGATTGGAAAAAACGCCCAGATATTTTTCGGGAATTAAAAGAAAAGCATGATATTAACCTTTATCATAAATAA